A part of Capsicum annuum cultivar UCD-10X-F1 chromosome 6, UCD10Xv1.1, whole genome shotgun sequence genomic DNA contains:
- the LOC124885150 gene encoding uncharacterized protein LOC124885150 has product MGLNEADSQARSQILMMNPLPSIYQAYAMIVSDEGQRSVSANAGILGSNPVSTGYESAMFSKGVGSTVYNKSGVQQGQRFKKNYNLQCEVCKIRGHTKENRWKVVGYPPDFKSKKKYGHNDVCGAAVEYTSQDSSGGMQELSSGNLNKFVEPKIQLGVQMVQALQITPCVFTNDQYNQILQRLNKEEQTKHTTYVADMLILGKMCFYSNSQTQEINLFPLTANQLNDTLMRL; this is encoded by the exons ATGGGACTGAATGAGGCCGATAGTCAGGCTAGGAGTCAAATCCTAATGATGAATCCATTACCCTCAATTTACCAAGCATATGCAATGATCGTAAGTGATGAAGGTCAAAGATCAGTCAGTGCAAATGCAGGAATTCTTGGTTCTAATCCTGTGTCTACAGGTTATGAATCTGCAATGTTTTCAAAAGGGGTTGGATCTACTGTGTATAACAAGTCTGGAGTGCAACAGGGTCagagattcaagaaaaattataatCTGCAATGTGAAGTGTGCAAAATTAGGGGCCACACCAAAGAAAACCGTTGGAAAGTGGTTGGCTATCCTCCCGACTTCAAATCTAAGAAGAAGTATGGGCATAATGATGTGTGTGGTGCTGCTGTTGAGTACACATCTCAGGACAGTTCTGGTGGTATGCAAGAATTGAGCAGTGGAAATCTTAACAAATTTGTTGAACCAAAGATACAGCTTGGTGTTCAGATGGTGCAGGCACTTCAGATTACTCCTTGTGTCTTTACAAATGATCAATATAATCAAATTCTGCAGCGGCTAAACAAGGAGGAACAAACTAAGCATACAACATATGTTGCAG ATATGTTAATTTTAGGGAAGATGTGTTTCTATTCAAACTCACAAACTCAGGAAATCAACCTATTTCCTCTGACTGCTAATCAACTCAATGACACCTTGATGAGACTTTAA
- the LOC124899511 gene encoding secreted RxLR effector protein 161-like: MTRPDIAYCVQTLSQFLQQPKKCHMDAAIRVVRYIKKEPSLGVLLSSQVKNEVTAYCDADWASYSNSRKSITGYFVKLGDSIVSWKSKKQNTISRSSAEAEYRSIAATVVELIWLQGLMKEIKVDIELPTVIHTDSKSAMQIAYNPVYHERTKHIEIVCHFIRENINKGSMAVNYIPTKEQPTDILTKGLNRFQHDYLLFKLSMINIFGTI, from the coding sequence ATGACCAGACCAGATATTGCTTATTGTGTGCAAACTCTCAGTCAATTCCTTCAACAACCAAAGAAGTGTCACATGGATGCAGCCATCAGGGTAGTTAGATACATCAAAAAAGAACCAAGTCTAGGAGTTTTGTTGTCTAGTCAGGTCAAGAATGAAGTCACTGCATATTGTGATGCAGATTGGGCAtcatattcaaattcaaggaaatctATCACTGGCTACTTTGTGAAGCTAGGAGATTCTATAGTATCCTGGAAATCCAAAAAACAAAATACTATATCCAGAAGCTCGGCTGAAGCAGAATATAGAAGCATTGCAGCAACAGTTGTTGAACTAATATGGCTACAAGGTCTTATGAAGGAAATCAAAGTTGATATTGAATTACCTACTGTAATTCATACAGATAGCAAGTCTGCAATGCAGATTGCTTACAATCCTGTTTACCATGAAAGGACTAAACACATTGAGATAGTTTGTCACTTCATAAGGGAAAACATCAACAAAGGTTCAATGGCAGTCAACTACATACCTACTAAAGAGCAGCCGACAGACATCCTTACTAAAGGGCTTAACAGATTCCAACATGATTACCTTTTGTTCAAGCTAAGCATGATCAACATCTTTGGGACTATCTAG